One Vicinamibacterales bacterium DNA window includes the following coding sequences:
- a CDS encoding gas vesicle protein K — protein sequence MPRTGRAPKARKRAVTSRRTPVRTRKSMASPADAKQIDAIRQHLEHVAAGPPRWNANPDEVRRAVLKLVLTLVELIRQLLERQAIRRMEAGTFTDDETENVGVALMRLQETIADLAKQFDIDPSDLNLDLGPMGKLL from the coding sequence ATGCCGCGGACCGGCCGTGCGCCGAAGGCACGCAAGCGCGCGGTGACGTCGCGTCGGACACCGGTTCGCACCCGGAAGAGCATGGCGAGTCCCGCCGACGCGAAGCAGATCGACGCGATCCGCCAGCATCTCGAACACGTGGCCGCCGGGCCGCCGCGCTGGAACGCCAATCCGGACGAAGTACGGCGGGCCGTCTTGAAGCTGGTCCTGACTCTGGTCGAACTGATCCGTCAACTCCTCGAGCGCCAGGCGATCCGGCGAATGGAGGCCGGCACGTTCACCGACGACGAAACCGAGAATGTCGGCGTGGCCTTGATGCGGCTTCAGGAAACGATTGCCGACCTGGCGAAGCAGTTCGACATCGACCCGTCGGACTTGAACCTCGATCTGGGGCCGATGGGAAAGCTGCTCTGA
- a CDS encoding GvpL/GvpF family gas vesicle protein, whose amino-acid sequence MPWYVFALSDERPRAAAGVGLGGALTARAVPGGFAIVERRADVPPVEFGTLRTHDAVVARVADMVPAILPVRFGTLVELEDLEEMLTDREAEISEALDRVRGRVQFTWRGPASVRGRARAGRPAKSGTDYLRRAARSASGVPPAPFRRLRDAFGSLIAAQRYQAAAGVIPESLYHLVNRTDGARYMRLARKASVDGSLSVKGPFPPFAFTPELI is encoded by the coding sequence ATGCCGTGGTACGTGTTCGCGCTGTCGGACGAGCGGCCGCGCGCGGCGGCTGGAGTGGGACTGGGAGGCGCGCTCACGGCGCGTGCCGTGCCAGGTGGTTTTGCGATTGTGGAACGGCGAGCGGACGTGCCGCCCGTGGAATTCGGGACGCTGCGCACGCACGACGCGGTCGTGGCACGCGTCGCCGATATGGTTCCGGCCATCCTTCCGGTGCGGTTCGGCACACTGGTCGAACTCGAGGATCTCGAAGAGATGCTCACCGACCGTGAAGCGGAGATCTCCGAAGCGCTCGATCGCGTCAGGGGCCGGGTGCAGTTCACGTGGCGCGGGCCGGCATCGGTGCGCGGTCGGGCCCGCGCGGGCCGGCCAGCGAAGAGTGGGACCGACTACCTGCGGCGGGCCGCGCGGTCTGCGTCTGGGGTGCCGCCGGCGCCGTTTCGCAGACTCCGGGACGCGTTCGGTTCGTTGATTGCAGCCCAACGCTACCAGGCGGCGGCGGGCGTCATCCCCGAATCGCTTTACCACCTCGTGAATCGGACGGATGGAGCGCGGTACATGCGGCTCGCCAGGAAGGCGTCGGTCGACGGCAGCCTGTCGGTGAAGGGCCCTTTTCCGCCGTTCGCGTTCACGCCGGAGCTGATCTGA
- a CDS encoding gas vesicle protein encodes MKRPKARPRPPRSATASRLPARTKHTTVPGRRPPRAKPASKRPASKARPRTPQRQIGRIVDDRESSVLDLIDNLLEKGVVLNADLILALADVDLVYVRLSALLCAADRIMPSLQSAPRAVSKRAGE; translated from the coding sequence ATGAAGCGGCCCAAAGCGCGGCCGCGGCCGCCTCGAAGCGCGACCGCCTCGCGGCTCCCGGCCAGGACGAAGCACACGACCGTGCCAGGCCGGCGCCCGCCCCGCGCCAAACCGGCGTCGAAGCGGCCGGCGTCCAAAGCGCGGCCGCGCACGCCCCAGCGTCAGATCGGCCGCATCGTCGACGACCGGGAGTCGTCGGTGCTCGACCTGATCGACAACCTTCTCGAGAAGGGCGTCGTCCTCAACGCGGACCTGATTCTCGCGCTGGCCGACGTCGATCTCGTCTACGTGCGCCTGTCGGCGTTGTTGTGCGCCGCCGATCGGATCATGCCGTCGCTCCAGTCCGCGCCGCGCGCCGTGTCGAAACGGGCGGGCGAATGA
- a CDS encoding GvpL/GvpF family gas vesicle protein — protein MVTRPTAAYLYCVVRSDRPPSLARAPRGVPAATRPEAHAVGRSLWIVAASVPLDIYGPASLEGRLGDLDWVSRVALAHEALVEHVAGVRTATVIPTKLFTMFSSLDKAVADVASRRAAILQATRRIAGAAEWGVRVFHRPRRPSAKAPAAKSGAEFLRARKQARDAGALARTAAADGARTALSALRRHARDLRLRSPRDGAAPDPPILDAAFLVSVSARGRFEAEARRQSRALEKAGAALVLTGPWPAYNFVVPGERS, from the coding sequence ATGGTCACACGCCCCACGGCAGCCTATCTCTACTGCGTCGTGCGCAGCGACAGGCCGCCATCGCTGGCGCGGGCGCCGCGAGGCGTTCCGGCGGCGACGAGGCCTGAGGCGCATGCGGTGGGCCGTTCGCTGTGGATCGTCGCCGCGTCAGTGCCGCTCGACATCTACGGTCCGGCCTCGCTCGAGGGCCGTCTCGGCGATCTGGACTGGGTGTCGCGCGTGGCGCTCGCGCACGAGGCGCTGGTCGAACATGTCGCCGGCGTGCGGACGGCCACCGTGATTCCGACCAAGCTCTTCACGATGTTCTCGTCGCTCGACAAGGCGGTGGCCGACGTGGCGTCGCGCCGTGCCGCGATTCTCCAGGCGACGCGGCGCATCGCGGGGGCGGCGGAATGGGGCGTTCGCGTCTTTCACCGTCCACGAAGGCCGTCCGCCAAGGCCCCGGCTGCGAAGAGCGGCGCCGAATTCCTGCGCGCCCGCAAGCAGGCGCGTGACGCGGGGGCGCTCGCACGCACCGCCGCAGCGGACGGCGCCCGGACCGCGCTCTCGGCGCTCCGTCGCCACGCGCGCGACCTCCGCCTTCGCTCGCCGCGGGACGGGGCGGCTCCCGACCCGCCGATCCTCGATGCCGCGTTCCTGGTGTCCGTGTCGGCGCGAGGGCGCTTCGAAGCCGAGGCGCGTCGCCAGTCTCGCGCGCTCGAGAAGGCGGGGGCGGCGCTCGTGCTGACTGGACCGTGGCCCGCCTACAACTTCGTCGTTCCCGGAGAACGCTCATGA
- a CDS encoding TRC40/GET3/ArsA family transport-energizing ATPase, translating into MTSFSFIGGKGGVGKTTCAAVAALQSAAHAATLLVTTDPASSLGDALGAPVGERPRPVPGVRRLHAANVDASRAFARWLAPRAPLVAEIALRGTYLDEEDVARLLKLSLPGIDEVIGLIEISRLSQGFDAVIVDTAPTGHTLRLLAAPVLIDRLASLLDGLQGHHRAVVSALRGAYRADAADALIGRLRAESTALASLVRDPATRIAWVTLPEPMALEETSDALASLAAADIHVTELIVNRATPPPPQPCAFCDSRRRFEARALLPIRARFCGLAVSVYPELAREPIGVRTLTALGRSRAPWSPPPPARLPAVAQRVRAGSRREGRGPLFFVSPATPPDGAVRGFGARWLVFGGKGGVGKSTCAAAAALELAETSRVLLLSTDPAHSLSDVFGQRFDNVPRPVRGRPTLQVREIDAAAEMDRLRRAYVDAVDEAFARIARSGGDRNAFRDAIDLAPPGVDEVIAIAEVAEALHDGHAGYDIVVTDTAPTGHALRLLQTPQVLREWTQALMAILLKYREVVGAGSLAALLVQLSKRLRGLQDTLRDRDRARFVVVTRPAALPVAESRDLMAALDSLGIAVGAVIVNAVGRGTCTRCASIERTQAIEVRRLAAARGSYAIIEAAAEVPPPHGSRALQAWAKRWRQVR; encoded by the coding sequence GTGACCTCGTTTTCCTTCATCGGCGGCAAGGGCGGCGTCGGCAAGACCACCTGCGCGGCGGTCGCCGCGCTGCAGTCGGCTGCGCACGCCGCCACGCTGCTGGTCACGACCGACCCCGCCTCGTCGCTGGGCGACGCGCTGGGCGCGCCGGTCGGCGAACGGCCGCGCCCGGTGCCGGGCGTGCGGCGCCTGCATGCCGCGAACGTCGATGCGTCACGCGCGTTCGCGCGCTGGCTCGCGCCGCGCGCGCCGCTGGTCGCGGAGATCGCGCTGCGCGGCACGTATCTCGACGAAGAGGATGTGGCGCGGCTGCTCAAGCTGTCGCTGCCCGGCATCGACGAAGTGATCGGGCTGATCGAAATCAGCCGGCTCTCGCAGGGCTTCGACGCGGTGATCGTCGACACCGCGCCGACCGGGCACACGCTGCGGCTGCTCGCCGCGCCCGTGCTGATCGACCGCCTGGCGTCGCTGCTCGACGGCCTGCAGGGCCACCATCGCGCGGTGGTCAGCGCGCTGCGCGGCGCCTACCGCGCCGACGCGGCCGATGCGCTGATCGGCCGGCTGCGCGCCGAGAGCACGGCGCTCGCATCGCTGGTCCGCGATCCCGCGACCCGCATCGCCTGGGTGACGCTGCCGGAGCCGATGGCGCTCGAGGAGACGTCGGACGCGCTGGCCTCGCTCGCGGCGGCTGACATTCACGTGACGGAATTGATCGTCAACCGGGCGACGCCGCCGCCGCCGCAACCCTGCGCGTTCTGCGACTCGCGCCGGCGCTTCGAGGCGCGCGCGCTGCTCCCGATCCGGGCGCGGTTCTGCGGGCTCGCCGTGTCGGTGTACCCGGAGCTGGCTCGCGAGCCGATCGGCGTGCGGACGCTGACGGCGCTCGGCCGCTCCCGCGCACCGTGGTCGCCACCGCCGCCTGCCCGTCTTCCGGCTGTTGCACAGCGGGTCCGGGCCGGGTCGCGACGAGAAGGCCGCGGTCCGCTGTTCTTCGTCTCGCCAGCGACTCCGCCAGACGGCGCCGTCCGCGGCTTCGGCGCGCGCTGGCTCGTGTTTGGCGGCAAGGGCGGGGTTGGCAAGTCGACGTGCGCGGCGGCAGCCGCCCTCGAGCTTGCCGAGACCAGCCGCGTCCTGCTGCTCTCGACGGATCCCGCCCATTCGCTGAGCGACGTCTTCGGTCAGCGGTTCGACAACGTGCCGCGGCCGGTCCGCGGCAGGCCGACGCTGCAGGTTCGTGAGATCGACGCGGCCGCCGAGATGGATCGACTGCGCCGGGCCTACGTCGACGCGGTCGACGAGGCGTTTGCCCGCATCGCGCGCAGCGGCGGCGATCGGAACGCCTTTCGCGACGCGATCGACCTCGCCCCTCCGGGCGTCGACGAGGTGATCGCGATCGCGGAGGTCGCCGAAGCGCTCCACGACGGACACGCCGGCTACGACATCGTCGTCACCGACACGGCGCCGACCGGCCATGCCCTGCGCCTGCTGCAGACGCCTCAGGTCCTGCGCGAATGGACGCAGGCGCTGATGGCGATCCTGCTGAAGTACCGGGAAGTGGTGGGCGCCGGCAGCCTGGCGGCGCTCCTGGTGCAGCTGTCGAAGCGGCTGCGCGGGCTGCAGGACACTCTGCGCGATCGCGACCGCGCCCGCTTCGTCGTGGTGACGCGGCCGGCAGCGCTGCCGGTGGCCGAGTCGCGCGACCTCATGGCCGCGCTCGACTCGCTCGGCATCGCTGTCGGCGCCGTGATTGTGAATGCGGTCGGCCGCGGAACGTGCACGCGATGTGCCTCGATCGAGCGGACACAGGCCATTGAGGTCCGCCGGCTCGCGGCGGCCCGGGGCAGCTACGCTATCATCGAGGCCGCTGCCGAGGTACCGCCGCCGCACGGCAGCCGCGCGCTACAGGCGTGGGCGAAGCGCTGGCGGCAGGTGAGATGA
- a CDS encoding gas vesicle protein GvpG, producing MLIIDSLIISGVRFVLDKVVAAVDTELNDDTVLRERLLDAQMRVELGEMSQQAFDELETEILARLREIRDRQRGGESAAISPAGMKVTGIEATFDGDEH from the coding sequence GTGCTCATCATCGATTCGCTGATCATCTCGGGCGTCCGGTTCGTGCTCGACAAGGTGGTCGCCGCCGTCGACACCGAGCTGAACGACGACACCGTGCTGCGCGAGCGCCTGCTCGATGCGCAGATGCGCGTCGAGCTCGGCGAGATGAGCCAGCAGGCCTTCGACGAGCTCGAGACGGAGATCCTGGCGCGCCTCCGGGAGATCAGGGATCGGCAGCGCGGCGGCGAGTCCGCCGCGATCTCGCCGGCCGGGATGAAGGTCACCGGCATCGAGGCGACGTTCGACGGCGACGAGCATTGA
- a CDS encoding GvpL/GvpF family gas vesicle protein has translation MAKTARKPAKPVRPAKTVKPAKTVRPAKTARPAKTTRPATPAKPSNTAKPVKTAKKAASVKSTPAVRELAPVEVARGKLERVRVPSPSRREAESSGKYVYCVIRSEQPLGFGPLGLGPEAAEVHTIHYRDIAAVVSNTPMVVQDPTRENVLAHQRVNETVMQKHTVIPMSFGTVFKTDDDITELLRSAYDAFSDVLNKMQEKFEFGLKVLWDRDQIIREIEDEDEDIRRLKSEISSQKGSTYFARMQYGRLIDAALQSRTERYVAEIFTALRSVSVASRSNKPIGDRMIMNAAFLVSREMEQAFDARVKEIGQQYEKLTFKYTGPWPPYNFVNIRLKLERAH, from the coding sequence ATGGCAAAGACAGCACGCAAGCCGGCCAAGCCGGTCAGGCCGGCGAAGACGGTCAAACCGGCGAAGACGGTCAGACCGGCAAAGACGGCCAGACCGGCAAAGACGACCAGACCGGCGACGCCGGCGAAACCGTCGAATACGGCCAAACCCGTGAAGACCGCCAAGAAAGCTGCGTCGGTGAAATCGACGCCGGCGGTGCGCGAGTTGGCGCCGGTCGAAGTGGCGCGCGGCAAGCTGGAGCGCGTCAGGGTGCCTTCCCCCTCCAGGCGTGAGGCCGAGTCGTCGGGCAAGTACGTCTACTGCGTCATCCGCTCGGAACAGCCGCTCGGTTTCGGGCCGCTCGGCCTGGGGCCGGAGGCGGCCGAAGTCCACACCATCCACTATCGCGACATCGCGGCGGTCGTCTCCAACACGCCGATGGTGGTGCAGGACCCGACCCGCGAGAACGTGCTCGCCCACCAGCGCGTCAACGAGACGGTGATGCAGAAGCACACGGTGATTCCGATGTCGTTCGGCACGGTCTTCAAGACCGACGACGACATCACCGAGCTGCTGCGATCGGCCTACGACGCGTTCAGCGACGTGCTCAACAAGATGCAGGAGAAGTTCGAGTTCGGCCTCAAGGTGCTCTGGGATCGCGACCAGATCATCCGCGAGATCGAGGACGAAGACGAGGATATCCGGCGGCTGAAGAGCGAGATCTCGTCGCAGAAGGGCTCGACCTATTTCGCGCGGATGCAGTACGGACGGCTGATCGACGCGGCGCTGCAGTCGCGCACCGAGCGCTACGTCGCCGAGATCTTTACTGCGCTGCGCAGCGTGTCGGTGGCGTCACGCTCGAACAAGCCGATCGGCGATCGGATGATCATGAACGCCGCCTTCCTCGTCTCGCGCGAGATGGAGCAGGCGTTCGACGCGCGGGTCAAGGAGATCGGCCAGCAGTACGAGAAGCTGACCTTCAAGTACACCGGTCCCTGGCCCCCTTACAACTTCGTCAACATCCGCCTCAAGCTGGAACGGGCGCATTGA
- a CDS encoding response regulator has product MTTKTRERELVLVVEDYQDAREMYAAYLQFSGFEVAEASNGIEAVEKTTALLPDIVLMDLALPRMDGWEATRRLKADPRTRHIPVVALTGHALPGHSDGAREAGCDAFVTKPCLPDALVAEIRRLLDEPRANDDTAQTRPGRVEKKRT; this is encoded by the coding sequence ATGACGACGAAAACCCGCGAGCGCGAGCTCGTGCTCGTCGTCGAAGACTACCAGGACGCCCGCGAGATGTACGCCGCCTACCTGCAGTTCTCGGGCTTCGAGGTGGCGGAGGCCTCCAACGGCATCGAGGCCGTCGAGAAGACGACGGCGCTGCTGCCCGACATCGTGCTGATGGACCTGGCGCTGCCGCGCATGGACGGATGGGAAGCGACGCGACGCCTGAAGGCGGATCCGCGCACCCGCCACATCCCCGTGGTGGCGCTGACCGGCCACGCACTCCCGGGGCATTCCGACGGCGCTCGTGAGGCCGGCTGCGACGCGTTCGTCACCAAGCCGTGCCTGCCCGACGCGCTGGTGGCCGAGATCCGGCGCTTGCTCGACGAGCCCCGCGCGAACGACGACACGGCACAGACCCGACCCGGTCGGGTGGAAAAGAAGAGGACGTAG
- a CDS encoding PAS domain-containing sensor histidine kinase has protein sequence MSRAAAPLAPGPAVEPEAKLAFVEFLLTSIDVQESARRAVEWLVGHAPVNEAAVLVADEPANKMLLVAEYGISAGAIMDFALSRDEVSHPLIDALDTPGPAFIQDLPPHHRGPLSARAFHVIPLRAEAQEPALGLLLVAGIAPQLDADTAWIGRTLGKQLARLLGRQLLAETRFGQERMLLYSIINAVTDPILLTDTEGKLIIANSHAEKLFAAPEEASEGWRRAAGLNNMLFSAALSTNAVGMSELARRELLLVDPLEGSDLLFELLSSRAKDERQGTYVVSILRNVTDLARAKEEIEESYRTLRIAQAEVRDERHRLDLIIDSVADPILVTDQEGDIVLMNTPAERLFNAPGVDDEAALRRVRGNGANLTSFVSNVLTRSGEQRYRGEIQLADSVTGRPLPVEALAGTILSEQGELMWVVTILHDLTEAIDKARLYEQLKQASVELERKVQEATGELAEQNELLRRQHIALEQASALKSQFLANMSHEFRTPLNAILGYTHMLLNNVTGQVSDPQRKSLTRIDSNARHLLALINDILDITRIEAGRMPLNSSTFEVGELFEEVQAELEPIIKRSNLAVSTRVRGSLPRLRTDRQKVKQIVLNLLSNALKFTATGAVTMTASYSAHSKLVDIAVKDTGVGIPPEDQSKVFEDFRQLDSSPARGYGGTGLGLSICRRLAQILSGSIELDSSVGKGSTFTLRLPTRAKRR, from the coding sequence GACGTACAGGAGTCGGCGCGGCGGGCTGTCGAGTGGCTGGTCGGGCACGCGCCGGTCAACGAAGCGGCGGTGCTCGTCGCCGACGAACCGGCGAACAAAATGCTGCTGGTCGCCGAGTACGGCATCTCGGCTGGCGCGATCATGGACTTCGCGTTGAGCCGTGACGAAGTGAGCCACCCGCTGATCGACGCACTCGACACGCCGGGTCCCGCGTTCATCCAGGATCTGCCGCCGCATCACCGCGGTCCGCTGTCGGCGCGCGCCTTCCACGTCATCCCCCTGCGCGCCGAGGCCCAGGAGCCGGCGCTCGGTCTGCTGCTGGTGGCCGGCATCGCCCCGCAGCTCGATGCCGACACCGCCTGGATCGGCCGGACGCTCGGCAAGCAGCTGGCGCGCCTGCTCGGGCGGCAACTGCTCGCCGAGACGCGCTTCGGGCAGGAGCGGATGCTGCTCTACAGCATCATCAACGCGGTCACCGACCCGATCCTGCTGACCGACACCGAAGGCAAGCTGATCATCGCCAACAGCCATGCCGAGAAGCTGTTCGCCGCGCCGGAGGAGGCCAGTGAAGGCTGGCGCCGCGCCGCCGGGCTGAACAACATGCTGTTCTCGGCCGCACTGTCGACAAACGCCGTCGGCATGAGCGAACTGGCGCGGCGCGAACTGCTGCTGGTCGACCCGCTCGAGGGCTCGGATCTGCTCTTCGAGCTGCTCAGCTCCCGCGCCAAGGACGAGCGTCAGGGCACCTACGTGGTGTCGATTCTCCGCAACGTCACCGATCTCGCCCGCGCCAAGGAAGAGATCGAGGAGAGTTATCGCACGCTGCGCATCGCGCAGGCGGAGGTCCGCGACGAGCGCCACCGTCTCGATCTGATCATCGACTCGGTCGCCGATCCGATCCTCGTGACCGACCAGGAAGGCGACATCGTGCTGATGAACACGCCGGCGGAGCGGCTGTTCAACGCCCCCGGGGTCGACGACGAGGCGGCGCTCCGGCGCGTCCGCGGCAACGGCGCCAACCTGACGTCGTTCGTCTCCAACGTGCTGACGCGGTCGGGGGAGCAGCGCTACCGCGGCGAGATCCAGCTCGCCGACTCGGTGACCGGCCGGCCGCTGCCGGTCGAAGCGCTCGCCGGGACCATCCTCTCGGAGCAGGGCGAGCTGATGTGGGTCGTGACGATCCTCCACGACCTGACGGAGGCGATCGATAAGGCGCGGCTGTACGAGCAGTTGAAGCAAGCCTCAGTGGAGCTCGAACGCAAGGTCCAGGAGGCGACCGGCGAACTGGCGGAGCAGAACGAGCTGCTGCGGCGCCAGCACATCGCCCTCGAGCAGGCATCGGCGCTCAAGTCGCAATTCCTCGCCAACATGTCGCACGAGTTCAGGACGCCGCTCAACGCGATCCTGGGCTACACGCACATGCTCCTCAACAACGTCACCGGACAGGTGAGCGACCCGCAGCGCAAGAGTCTCACCCGGATCGACTCCAACGCGCGGCACCTGCTCGCGCTGATCAACGACATCCTCGACATCACCCGCATCGAGGCCGGACGCATGCCGCTCAACTCGAGCACGTTCGAGGTGGGCGAACTGTTCGAGGAGGTCCAGGCGGAGCTCGAGCCGATCATCAAGCGTTCGAACCTCGCGGTCTCCACCCGGGTGCGGGGCAGCCTGCCACGGCTGCGGACCGACCGGCAGAAGGTGAAGCAGATCGTCCTGAACCTGCTGAGCAACGCCCTCAAGTTCACCGCGACCGGCGCGGTGACGATGACCGCCTCCTACAGCGCACACTCGAAACTCGTCGACATCGCGGTGAAAGACACCGGCGTCGGCATTCCTCCCGAGGATCAGTCCAAGGTGTTCGAAGACTTCCGGCAGCTCGATTCGTCGCCTGCCCGCGGCTACGGCGGTACCGGGCTGGGCCTCTCGATCTGCCGCCGGCTGGCGCAGATCCTGAGCGGATCGATCGAACTCGACAGTAGCGTCGGCAAGGGTTCGACCTTCACGCTGCGGCTGCCGACGAGGGCGAAACGGCGATGA